The stretch of DNA tttaagacagggtttctctgtataacctggTTATTCTGAAACCCACtttgtaggctaggctggccttgaacttggaaatccacctgcctctgccttccagggatTAAAGACGCCCACGgctctgaaaacatttttatcctcatttgtttttattttaaattctgtatttgtgtgcctgtgtgcacttGAGTGCAGATATCTGTGGAGGCTAGAGGAGAGGAGTGGACTTCCTGGAGCCGCCATCGAAGTccctgtgagctgcctgactcgtgggtgctgagaatcaaactggTACAAGAGAAGCATgtgttcctaaccactgggcCGGCTCTCCAGCACCCACCCTTGATGAAGTCCATACATACTGAGGATCTCCCACATCAAGGTGCTTTCTTGCAATAAAACTCTGGTGATGAAGCCTCTCCATTCCAGCCTGCTGCTGAGAACGGAACCCAGGGCTCTACCATTaagcatttctttcttcctttaaaaatacagggtctcactatacagtCCTGGTtggcctcaatctcagagatccacctgcctctgcctcctaaatgctgggattaatggacTGGAACTggatcaccatgcccagcctctaataatattgtacacacacaccacagcatatCTACGGAGGTCAGATGCTAACTAAGTCTGTGaagttttctctttccctttttacGTGTGTGGGGGTTCTGGCCTGTACAACACGCCATCTAGTACATAGCCCAGCCCAAGCATCTGGTTTGGATAGGAGGTGAAAGGTGAGCTGAGTTCTTTCAGCACAGTAACTTGAAGGGTATCCCCTGCAGCGATCCCATTCTGGGAGACACAGTTAGCTACAGAAGGGGAAGAAACTCATTTGGGTGGTTAATGATTAAAGCAAACGGAATCAAtactttcaaaatgtatttactcCCTCAAATTCAACTGTTCTGTGTTGATCAAAAATTTATTTACCAAAATTTTgaggaaaatatttcttaatttttttgaagataccTATGTCTGGTTTCTATGTAATGTTCCTTTTTATCCTTTCTGACAAAATGATAAagataggcttttttttttcttctaaaaacaaaagTGAGTTACCCTGAGCCCTgcttctgtgagctccaggcagTATCTGTTCCTTTCCTTTGTCTCCACATTGACGTAAGCCACATCATCTGCACAGGGCAGGCTTTTTGAGACAAACATGTTGTTGACTGCAAAGAGAACATCGTTTACAACCGCCTCAGCCTCCAGCTGCATGTCCTTCATATCCGTTCCTTCAAACCCATTGAGCTCGGAGCCTTCTTCAAATCCAGACATACTGCTTAGCTCCACAGGGTTATAGTCTGTTTCCATTCTGCAAGAAAACAGTAACACAGTTGTTTAACGGAAAGACATTCAAAGGGACAAGGGTAGAAAGcggcaacactctccaccaaagtatCAGGggaacagtctctaggccacatcaAATCTTCTCTCAAGACTCTTGAGCCAGGCCCCGCAGTCCAAATcccctcccacctctgtctccatgTTCCTACTAGGATGGTCCATTAAGTCCCACcgaaagcattccactgcttttctAATCCAATGCTCCAAAGTTCACATTCCTCCATAGagaagcatggtcaggcctatcacagtaaTACCCCAGCCCACCCCACCCGCACCCCCACCAATTTCTTTCTTAGGGttctaatgctgtgaagagacaccatgaccaaagcaactcttttttttttttttttttttttgaggcagggtttctccatgtaccactggttgtcctggaatttactttgCAGACCTTGAAATCAGagtctacttctgcctcccaagtgcagggattaaaggcaatgTGTTAATGTGTTACCACGCCtggtgaccacagcaactcttattaaaaaaaaaaaaaaaacaaaaccatttaattggggctggcttacagttcagaggcttagtccattaccatcatggtggggagcacggcagcatccaggcagacatggtgctggagaaggagctgagagctctacatcttgatccataggcagcaggaaCAGACTGAGACACACTaaacctggcttgagcttctgagaccttaaagcccacccctccACCACTTCCACTGACAATgtcacacccactccaaggccacacacctcccaacagt from Arvicanthis niloticus isolate mArvNil1 chromosome 23, mArvNil1.pat.X, whole genome shotgun sequence encodes:
- the Gskip gene encoding GSK3B-interacting protein isoform X1; this encodes MGARRMETDYNPVELSSMSGFEEGSELNGFEGTDMKDMQLEAEAVVNDVLFAVNNMFVSKSLPCADDVAYVNVETKERNRYCLELTEAGLRVVGYAFDQVEDHLQTPYHETVYSLLDTLSPAYREAFGNALLQRLEALKRDGRS
- the Gskip gene encoding GSK3B-interacting protein isoform X2 encodes the protein METDYNPVELSSMSGFEEGSELNGFEGTDMKDMQLEAEAVVNDVLFAVNNMFVSKSLPCADDVAYVNVETKERNRYCLELTEAGLRVVGYAFDQVEDHLQTPYHETVYSLLDTLSPAYREAFGNALLQRLEALKRDGRS